One Granulicella sp. 5B5 DNA window includes the following coding sequences:
- a CDS encoding TonB-dependent receptor: protein MSFLWMAGVVLLLSTLSARVYAQYDNGSLVGTIKDATGAPIPGASVTITNTATAIATMTKTNATGQYTAPELKVGTYNVSATAAGFGDAVAQNIAISVGGRQNIDLTLQVGGATASVEVSDVTLQAETQESQRDQTITNYQSEAFPLVTRNYSDLLALIPGSRQAPTAALTSSVNSLLRAGSFNVNGERSMFNNFLLDGIDNNAYGESNQGFDNQIIAVPPDSVAQFSVVTNNESAEYGRSSGATINVASQSGTNQFHATVYEFIRNTDLNAAGFFKPTVVGGTGITTAFKKPTFNRNQFGFNVGGPIIKNKLFFFLDYEGFRQVLKPLSVLTLPSQNELNGVLVQPVRNPLTGNIYQAGQAIPTNAINPLSLQILSYFKQIEGALPATGIQTASTANGVTGLASNDYAVQVPFTDNADKGDLRFDWQNTPNRSFFLRISDRKENGVNDAAIPIPLDGQTNGHIRILDQQIALGVTQLFGSNKVLDARLGLDRTKAGKYNLSIGNTAFNNIPGLPTTNPVVAGGLPSIGISGFTGFGRQSTNPQWQDPALADPKVNFTWVKGNHTLKFGYEYERVWMAVNDNNPLYGSFSYSGGYSVCPAATYGPACATNSTGTASATSAVSDTYWADFLFGLTNQYSLANFYEAHLTRNMHNIYAQDDWKALPNLTLNIGLRWEYASPYADLYNRISNFDPTTQTVLTTTPGAVAGNGITPVSYGGTYGKTLVNPDYDDFAPRIGFAYAVDPKTAIRGGFGISYAHYTRAGSGDILGINAPQAQFASVTQATTPTNTPTAANHCSSPLPAQIIAPGGTTPSCYATADQGFPSGLVTSFNSATDNITYVPKNTKDSYVESYYLSVQRQLFKNSLLDIAYVGNHGLKLEGFLNANQLNPAVITNGAFTRPYANWPSDITEALNEFYSNFNSLQVKYEQRMVAGLTLLNSFTWEHSLDNASASLEGNTPSPQNGFNIAADYAQSDYNLPVSNITSLVYDLPFGHGARYLSHGGALNEVVGGWQVSAINTTQAGTPFNVTYSPNSSQAVSPQIAATYRGANEYRPDKVPGQSVTQGVKNRAANTGYVNYINPNAFVLPPIKDGAGNLLSPFGNASRNPGRTPPFNETDLTLNKKFATPIEQVKVEFRTEFYNLFNHTNYYLPGGISASQGTTTAVVGAGGSVPVSAITAAPSTNGQITSTYSPRVIQFGLKILY from the coding sequence TTGTCTTTTCTTTGGATGGCTGGTGTTGTGCTGCTGTTGAGTACGCTGAGTGCGCGAGTGTATGCGCAGTATGACAATGGCAGCCTTGTGGGCACGATCAAGGACGCGACAGGTGCGCCGATTCCCGGTGCGAGCGTGACGATCACCAACACTGCAACGGCAATTGCAACAATGACAAAGACGAACGCGACGGGGCAGTACACGGCCCCCGAGCTGAAGGTGGGCACGTATAACGTGTCGGCGACGGCGGCAGGATTTGGCGATGCCGTGGCGCAGAACATTGCGATCAGCGTAGGTGGCCGCCAGAACATCGACCTGACACTGCAGGTGGGTGGGGCGACGGCGTCGGTGGAGGTGAGCGACGTGACGCTGCAGGCCGAGACGCAGGAGAGCCAGCGCGATCAGACGATCACGAACTACCAGAGCGAGGCGTTCCCGCTGGTGACGCGTAACTACAGCGACCTGCTGGCACTGATTCCGGGATCGCGGCAGGCGCCGACGGCGGCGCTGACGAGCTCGGTGAACTCGCTGCTGCGTGCGGGGTCGTTCAACGTGAACGGCGAACGGTCGATGTTCAACAACTTCCTGCTGGACGGCATCGACAACAATGCGTACGGCGAGTCGAACCAGGGTTTCGATAACCAGATCATCGCGGTGCCGCCGGACTCGGTGGCGCAGTTCAGCGTAGTGACGAACAACGAGAGCGCGGAGTATGGGCGCAGCTCGGGCGCAACGATCAACGTGGCGTCGCAGAGCGGAACGAACCAGTTCCACGCTACGGTATATGAGTTCATCCGTAACACGGACCTGAACGCAGCGGGGTTCTTCAAGCCGACGGTGGTGGGCGGTACAGGCATCACGACCGCGTTCAAGAAGCCGACGTTTAACCGCAACCAGTTTGGGTTCAATGTGGGCGGCCCGATCATCAAGAACAAGCTGTTCTTCTTTCTGGACTATGAGGGCTTCCGGCAGGTGCTGAAGCCGTTGAGCGTGCTGACGCTGCCCTCGCAGAACGAGCTGAACGGCGTTCTGGTGCAGCCGGTGCGGAACCCGCTGACCGGCAACATCTATCAGGCTGGGCAGGCAATTCCGACCAACGCGATCAATCCGCTGTCGCTGCAGATTTTGAGCTACTTCAAGCAGATTGAAGGCGCGTTGCCGGCGACTGGTATCCAGACGGCTTCGACGGCGAACGGCGTGACGGGCCTGGCTTCGAACGACTATGCGGTGCAGGTGCCGTTTACTGACAACGCCGACAAGGGCGACCTGCGCTTCGACTGGCAGAACACGCCGAACCGCTCGTTCTTCCTGCGTATCAGTGATCGCAAGGAAAACGGCGTGAACGATGCTGCGATCCCCATTCCGCTGGATGGGCAGACGAACGGTCACATCCGCATCCTCGACCAGCAGATTGCGCTGGGCGTGACGCAGCTGTTCGGTTCGAACAAGGTGCTGGACGCGCGTCTTGGGCTGGACCGCACGAAGGCCGGCAAGTACAACCTCTCGATCGGCAACACGGCATTCAACAACATCCCCGGCCTGCCGACGACGAACCCTGTGGTTGCGGGTGGTCTGCCTTCGATCGGCATCAGCGGCTTCACGGGCTTCGGGCGGCAGAGCACCAATCCGCAGTGGCAGGACCCCGCGCTCGCCGATCCGAAGGTGAACTTTACCTGGGTGAAGGGCAATCACACACTGAAGTTCGGCTATGAGTATGAGCGGGTGTGGATGGCGGTGAACGACAACAATCCTTTGTATGGGTCGTTCTCGTATAGCGGCGGTTACAGCGTGTGCCCGGCAGCAACGTATGGGCCTGCTTGCGCGACCAACAGCACGGGCACAGCGTCGGCGACGAGCGCCGTCTCGGATACATACTGGGCGGACTTTCTGTTTGGGCTGACCAACCAGTATTCGCTGGCGAACTTCTATGAAGCGCATCTGACGCGGAACATGCACAACATCTATGCGCAGGACGACTGGAAGGCACTGCCGAACCTGACGCTGAACATCGGTCTGCGCTGGGAGTATGCTTCGCCGTATGCCGATCTGTACAACCGGATCTCGAACTTCGACCCGACCACACAGACGGTGTTGACGACCACGCCGGGTGCTGTTGCCGGTAACGGCATCACGCCGGTTTCTTACGGCGGGACGTACGGCAAGACGCTGGTGAATCCGGACTATGACGACTTCGCGCCGCGCATCGGTTTTGCGTACGCAGTGGACCCGAAGACGGCGATCCGCGGCGGCTTCGGCATCAGCTATGCGCACTACACGCGCGCCGGTTCGGGCGACATCCTGGGGATCAACGCACCGCAGGCACAGTTTGCGTCGGTGACGCAGGCCACAACGCCCACAAATACTCCAACGGCCGCCAACCATTGCTCCTCGCCGCTGCCGGCGCAGATTATCGCACCGGGTGGGACGACGCCGAGCTGCTACGCGACGGCTGACCAGGGCTTCCCGAGCGGCTTGGTGACGAGCTTCAACTCGGCAACGGACAACATCACGTACGTCCCGAAGAACACCAAAGACAGCTACGTGGAGAGCTACTACCTGAGCGTGCAGCGGCAGCTGTTCAAGAACTCGCTGCTGGACATTGCATATGTGGGTAACCACGGGCTCAAACTTGAGGGCTTCCTGAACGCGAACCAGCTAAACCCGGCGGTGATTACGAATGGTGCGTTCACGCGGCCGTATGCGAACTGGCCTTCGGACATTACCGAGGCGCTGAATGAGTTCTACTCGAACTTCAACTCGCTGCAGGTGAAGTATGAGCAGCGTATGGTGGCTGGGTTGACGCTGCTGAACTCATTTACGTGGGAGCACTCGCTGGACAATGCGAGCGCTTCGCTGGAGGGCAACACGCCTTCGCCGCAGAACGGGTTCAACATCGCGGCCGACTATGCGCAGTCGGACTACAACCTGCCCGTCTCGAACATCACGAGCCTGGTGTATGACCTTCCCTTCGGCCATGGAGCACGCTACCTGAGCCATGGCGGCGCGCTGAATGAGGTGGTTGGCGGATGGCAGGTGAGCGCGATCAACACGACGCAGGCCGGCACGCCGTTCAACGTCACCTACTCGCCGAACTCCTCGCAGGCTGTGAGCCCGCAGATCGCGGCGACCTACCGCGGTGCGAACGAGTACCGTCCGGACAAGGTGCCAGGGCAGTCGGTGACACAGGGCGTGAAGAACCGCGCGGCGAACACGGGGTATGTGAACTACATCAACCCGAATGCGTTCGTGCTGCCTCCGATCAAGGACGGTGCGGGCAATCTGCTGAGCCCGTTCGGTAATGCGAGCCGCAACCCCGGCCGCACGCCGCCGTTCAACGAGACGGACCTGACGCTGAACAAGAAGTTTGCAACGCCGATCGAGCAGGTGAAGGTGGAGTTCCGCACGGAGTTCTATAACCTCTTCAACCACACGAACTACTACCTGCCGGGCGGCATCAGTGCCTCGCAGGGAACGACGACGGCGGTAGTGGGTGCGGGCGGTTCGGTCCCGGTGTCGGCCATCACGGCGGCGCCTTCGACCAATGGTCAGATCACCAGCACATATTCGCCGCGCGTGATCCAGTTTGGGTTGAAGATTTTGTATTAG
- a CDS encoding GntR family transcriptional regulator, with product MSPSARKQKPRKTPPVSGKGKGGGSPSQDSSSAPLHRLIYEQLLEEIQTGVYKPGERLPSEALLCERFGASRITVAKAFQNLQRDNLVRRRPGSGTYVEKPAEQSSLKFGLLIPDLGSTDIFEPICQGIMRSPAARSHSLTWGHQNLDETDKLKATERLCQQYIAQKVDGVFFAPTEYAAMRDEANYRMAAMLQRAGIAVVLLDRDFERYPGRSGFDMVGIDNHRAGFLLTEHLLKAGAKRILFAVRQNSASTVEARMAGYREALFRAQGDCGASVVSGDFENAKFVQQVLNRHKPDGIVCANDITAARLMKTLVSLGVKVPEDIRMVGIDDVSYAKFLPTPLTTLRQNCAEIGIVAMDMMLERLRQPEMPVREVLVRCELVVRESCGMSSLASSK from the coding sequence ATGAGCCCATCAGCCAGGAAGCAAAAGCCCCGCAAGACGCCGCCTGTCAGTGGTAAGGGCAAAGGGGGCGGCAGCCCGAGCCAGGATAGCTCGAGCGCGCCGCTGCACCGACTGATCTACGAACAGCTGCTGGAAGAGATCCAAACCGGTGTATACAAGCCAGGTGAACGTTTGCCGAGTGAGGCCCTGCTGTGCGAACGGTTCGGGGCTTCGCGCATCACGGTGGCCAAGGCGTTTCAAAATCTGCAGCGCGACAACCTGGTGCGGCGGCGGCCGGGGTCCGGGACATACGTGGAGAAGCCGGCGGAGCAGAGCTCGCTGAAGTTCGGGCTGCTGATCCCGGACCTGGGGAGCACGGACATCTTTGAGCCGATCTGCCAGGGGATCATGCGGTCGCCGGCGGCTCGGTCGCACTCGCTGACGTGGGGGCACCAGAACCTGGATGAGACAGACAAGCTGAAAGCGACCGAACGGCTGTGCCAGCAGTACATCGCGCAGAAGGTGGATGGCGTGTTCTTTGCGCCGACCGAGTATGCGGCGATGCGTGATGAGGCCAACTACCGGATGGCGGCGATGCTGCAGCGTGCGGGGATCGCCGTGGTGCTGCTGGACCGCGACTTTGAGCGGTATCCGGGGCGGTCAGGGTTCGACATGGTGGGGATCGACAACCACCGCGCGGGGTTTCTTCTGACCGAGCACCTGTTGAAGGCGGGGGCGAAGCGTATTTTGTTCGCAGTACGCCAGAACTCGGCTTCGACGGTGGAGGCGCGGATGGCGGGGTATCGCGAGGCGCTGTTTCGCGCGCAAGGAGACTGCGGAGCGTCAGTGGTCAGCGGGGACTTTGAGAATGCGAAGTTCGTGCAACAGGTGCTGAACCGCCATAAGCCGGACGGGATTGTCTGCGCGAATGACATTACCGCGGCGCGTTTGATGAAGACCCTGGTGTCGCTGGGCGTGAAGGTGCCAGAGGACATTCGGATGGTGGGTATCGACGATGTGAGTTATGCGAAGTTTCTGCCGACGCCGCTGACGACGCTGCGGCAGAACTGCGCGGAGATCGGCATTGTGGCGATGGACATGATGCTGGAGCGGCTGCGGCAGCCGGAGATGCCGGTGCGCGAGGTGCTGGTGCGCTGCGAACTGGTGGTGAGGGAGTCGTGTGGGATGAGTTCTTTGGCAAGTAGCAAGTAG
- a CDS encoding CRTAC1 family protein, with protein MIKYAIRYALVAVAAASFLNTAHLQAQTPLESQKGSAQEGAQPAARGGSADAGVFPPVLDAEHRPITAGGTVKTGPIIFQDIAKKAGLTTWHHVMGSPQKRYILESIGSGVALLDYDNDGWLDIYLVNGSTQAAIDSKSMPPHAALFHNNHDGTFTDVTEKAGVANDRWGFGAAVADYDNDGWPDIYVSNFGKNRLYHNNHDGTFTDVAEKAGVQLGNWSTGATWGDYDGDGNLDLFVPGYVHYDLSKQTTASDGIPLAFCSYRGVKTICGPRGLPGEGDHLFHNNGDGTFTDVSERAGVSDKPGYYGLTSLFIDVNNDGRVDLLVGNDSTPNYLYINKGDGTFDDESYPSGYALDKNGRETASMGIAVGDYRNNGQLDIFNTTFSDDYKVLYRNDGDANFTDVSDDLHIAALTIPFLGWGTAFLDYDNDGWQDLLEVDGHIYRNADANNWGTTWAQRPLLFHNEQGKKIAPVPAVEDTALAETYTSRGLAVGDLFNDGRVDAVVNNIDSVPALFRNVDKNDNHWVAFHLIGSGQPFGPDGLKSSRDAIGATLYLTANGIKQRRDIFSGGSFASTSDMRPHFGLGSSTKVDALEVRWPSGRVETFPIPAIDCLQTLTEGKGTAVTPTAKP; from the coding sequence ATGATCAAATACGCAATCCGATATGCGTTGGTTGCCGTCGCCGCAGCCTCCTTTCTGAATACCGCCCATCTTCAGGCCCAGACCCCGCTTGAGTCCCAAAAGGGCTCGGCGCAGGAAGGCGCTCAGCCCGCCGCCAGGGGTGGTTCCGCCGACGCCGGCGTCTTCCCCCCGGTCCTCGACGCCGAGCACCGTCCCATCACCGCGGGCGGCACCGTCAAAACCGGCCCCATCATCTTTCAGGACATCGCGAAGAAGGCCGGCCTCACCACCTGGCACCACGTCATGGGCTCGCCCCAGAAGCGCTACATCCTCGAGTCCATCGGCTCCGGCGTCGCCCTGCTCGACTACGACAACGACGGCTGGCTCGACATCTACCTCGTCAACGGCAGCACTCAGGCCGCCATCGACAGCAAGTCCATGCCCCCGCACGCCGCCCTCTTCCACAACAACCACGACGGCACATTCACTGACGTCACCGAGAAGGCCGGCGTCGCCAACGATCGCTGGGGTTTTGGAGCAGCAGTCGCCGACTACGACAACGACGGCTGGCCCGACATCTATGTCTCCAACTTCGGCAAGAACCGCCTCTATCACAACAACCACGACGGCACGTTCACCGACGTCGCCGAGAAGGCCGGCGTCCAGCTCGGCAACTGGTCCACCGGCGCCACCTGGGGCGACTACGACGGCGACGGCAACCTCGACCTCTTCGTCCCCGGCTACGTCCACTACGACCTCTCCAAACAGACCACCGCCTCCGACGGCATTCCTCTCGCCTTCTGCAGCTACCGCGGCGTCAAGACCATCTGCGGTCCGCGCGGCCTGCCCGGCGAAGGCGATCATCTCTTCCACAACAACGGCGACGGCACATTCACCGACGTCTCCGAACGCGCCGGCGTCTCCGACAAGCCCGGCTACTATGGCCTCACCTCGCTCTTCATCGACGTTAACAACGACGGCCGCGTCGACCTCCTCGTCGGCAACGACTCCACCCCCAACTACCTCTACATCAACAAGGGCGACGGCACCTTCGACGACGAGAGCTACCCCTCCGGCTACGCGCTCGATAAGAACGGCCGCGAGACCGCCAGCATGGGCATCGCCGTCGGCGACTACCGCAACAACGGCCAGCTCGACATCTTCAACACCACCTTCTCCGACGACTACAAGGTCCTCTACCGCAACGACGGCGATGCCAACTTCACCGACGTCTCCGACGACCTCCACATCGCTGCCCTCACCATTCCCTTCCTCGGCTGGGGCACCGCCTTCCTCGACTACGACAACGACGGCTGGCAGGACCTCCTCGAAGTCGACGGCCACATCTACCGCAACGCCGACGCCAACAACTGGGGCACCACCTGGGCGCAGCGCCCTCTGCTCTTCCACAATGAGCAGGGCAAAAAAATCGCACCCGTGCCCGCCGTCGAAGACACAGCACTCGCCGAGACCTACACCTCACGCGGCCTCGCCGTCGGCGACCTCTTCAACGACGGCCGCGTAGACGCCGTCGTCAACAACATCGACTCCGTACCCGCGCTCTTCCGCAACGTGGACAAGAACGATAACCACTGGGTCGCCTTCCACCTCATCGGCAGCGGCCAGCCCTTTGGCCCTGACGGCCTCAAGTCCTCACGCGACGCCATCGGCGCAACCCTCTACCTCACCGCCAACGGCATCAAGCAGCGCCGCGACATCTTCTCCGGTGGCAGCTTCGCCTCCACCTCCGACATGCGCCCCCACTTCGGCCTCGGCTCCTCAACCAAAGTCGACGCCCTCGAAGTCCGCTGGCCCAGCGGCCGCGTCGAAACCTTCCCCATCCCCGCCATCGACTGCCTCCAGACCCTCACCGAAGGCAAAGGCACCGCCGTGACTCCCACAGCCAAGCCATGA
- a CDS encoding tetratricopeptide repeat protein, giving the protein MKLALSIRKLLAAIFLTAATAILLAPHTVRARATDDDTHAEARAAYNKKIAAIYNYKFGEQHPFYPSNATTDTGAFIDPKDFPTAAYCGHCHQAAHAQWRESAHSNSNRVPYYLRNVNLLAAEKGIAYTRHCEGCHDPISVVSGALTERSPRTRPYDQDGVTCMVCHSIQSGTTRGTGSYVMGIPAVMVDENGNPIHHAVSDAEILAHLDRHSAAVMKPFYKTSQFCSACHEAALPKMLNDYKWQRAISLYDEWQNSSFAKQSPLPFYHKPVVSTCQTCHMAREAIGSLSDYSAKSIDGGPKSIVSHRWLGANTSIPKIYHYPDQARLVTEFLQNQVFNVDIFGVEKEPKNFNTPAAELAENSVNGKLIAPLGTVPFSLDAGQRVVVSVVIQNKGIGHSHVPEQRDMYESWVDFTVKNTAGKTLYESGAIQPKDDELDPSAHSFTNRLINKQGSLNALHQVWDNRVVAYNNTVQSGRSQLVRYAFTMPRDGSPVSVTATVRYRRFDQHFMDFGMSVPIGQGHWQQPIVDMVSTTRIFKSGSNDPIPNPDPKSVNPEWMRWNNYGIGLLDAQQYAAAVSAFERVAAMHPDDFDPPTNIAVTYIAWEKYDDAVPYLNKSLALKKDNARALYYLALVQRNSGDVNEAIANLQKVAAAFPDSLDAHRELGFSYYQLHNYAQARTEYELVQSIAPDNLAAHYNLAIIYRRLHLKDQAAVEAAYFADEKDDPTASTYALEYLRKHHDIAQESVPWHVHDLDHHGADELNPMLPASDSGSVTGGSH; this is encoded by the coding sequence ATGAAGCTCGCCCTCTCAATCCGCAAGCTGCTCGCCGCAATTTTTCTCACCGCTGCGACGGCCATCCTTCTCGCCCCGCACACAGTCCGCGCTCGCGCCACCGACGACGACACCCACGCCGAAGCCCGTGCCGCCTACAACAAAAAGATCGCAGCCATCTACAACTACAAGTTCGGCGAACAGCACCCCTTCTACCCCTCCAACGCCACCACCGACACCGGCGCCTTCATCGACCCCAAGGACTTCCCCACCGCCGCCTACTGCGGCCACTGCCATCAGGCCGCGCACGCCCAGTGGCGCGAGTCCGCCCACTCCAACTCCAACCGGGTCCCCTACTACCTCCGCAACGTCAACCTCCTCGCGGCTGAAAAAGGCATCGCCTACACCCGCCACTGCGAAGGCTGCCACGACCCCATCTCCGTCGTCTCCGGCGCACTCACTGAGAGGTCCCCGCGCACCCGCCCCTACGACCAGGACGGCGTCACCTGCATGGTCTGCCACTCCATCCAGTCCGGCACCACGCGCGGCACCGGCAGCTACGTCATGGGTATCCCCGCCGTCATGGTCGACGAAAACGGCAACCCCATCCACCACGCCGTCTCCGACGCGGAGATCCTCGCTCACCTCGACCGCCACTCCGCCGCGGTCATGAAGCCCTTCTACAAGACCAGCCAGTTCTGCTCCGCCTGCCACGAAGCCGCGCTCCCCAAAATGCTCAACGACTACAAGTGGCAGCGCGCCATCTCGCTCTATGACGAGTGGCAGAACTCCTCCTTCGCCAAGCAATCGCCGCTGCCCTTCTATCACAAGCCCGTCGTCTCCACCTGCCAGACGTGCCACATGGCGCGCGAGGCCATAGGCTCGCTCTCCGATTACAGTGCCAAGTCCATCGACGGCGGCCCCAAGTCCATCGTCTCCCACCGCTGGCTCGGCGCCAACACCTCCATCCCCAAGATCTATCACTACCCTGACCAGGCCCGCCTCGTCACCGAGTTCCTCCAGAACCAGGTCTTCAACGTCGACATCTTCGGCGTCGAGAAAGAGCCTAAAAACTTCAACACACCCGCCGCCGAGCTCGCTGAAAACTCCGTGAACGGCAAGCTCATCGCCCCTCTCGGCACCGTGCCGTTCTCGCTCGACGCCGGCCAACGCGTCGTCGTCTCCGTCGTCATCCAGAACAAGGGCATCGGCCACTCGCACGTCCCTGAGCAGCGCGATATGTACGAGTCCTGGGTCGACTTCACCGTCAAGAACACCGCCGGCAAAACCCTCTATGAGTCCGGCGCGATTCAGCCCAAAGACGACGAGCTCGATCCCTCCGCGCACAGCTTCACCAACCGCCTCATCAACAAGCAGGGCAGCCTCAACGCGCTCCACCAAGTCTGGGACAACCGCGTCGTCGCCTACAACAACACCGTCCAGTCCGGCCGTTCGCAGCTCGTCCGCTACGCCTTCACCATGCCCCGCGATGGCAGCCCTGTCTCTGTCACTGCCACCGTCCGCTACCGCCGCTTCGATCAGCACTTCATGGACTTCGGCATGAGCGTCCCCATCGGCCAGGGCCACTGGCAGCAACCCATCGTGGACATGGTCTCCACCACCCGCATCTTCAAGTCCGGCTCAAACGACCCCATTCCCAATCCCGATCCCAAGTCCGTCAACCCCGAATGGATGCGTTGGAACAACTACGGCATCGGCCTGCTCGACGCGCAACAGTATGCCGCCGCCGTCTCCGCCTTCGAGCGCGTCGCCGCCATGCACCCCGACGACTTCGACCCGCCCACCAACATCGCCGTCACCTACATCGCCTGGGAGAAGTACGACGACGCCGTCCCCTACCTCAACAAATCGCTCGCGCTCAAAAAGGACAATGCCCGCGCGCTTTACTATCTTGCTCTCGTGCAGCGCAACTCCGGCGACGTCAACGAGGCCATAGCCAACCTGCAGAAAGTCGCGGCCGCCTTCCCTGATTCTCTCGACGCCCATCGCGAGCTCGGCTTCTCCTACTATCAGCTCCACAACTACGCGCAGGCCCGCACCGAGTACGAGCTCGTCCAGTCCATCGCGCCCGACAACCTCGCCGCCCACTACAACCTCGCCATCATCTACCGCCGCCTGCACCTCAAGGACCAGGCCGCCGTCGAGGCCGCCTACTTCGCCGACGAGAAAGACGACCCCACCGCCTCCACCTACGCACTCGAGTACCTCCGCAAGCACCACGACATCGCGCAGGAGTCCGTCCCCTGGCATGTCCACGACCTCGACCACCACGGCGCCGACGAGCTCAACCCCATGCTCCCCGCCAGCGACTCCGGCTCCGTCACGGGCGGCAGCCACTAG
- a CDS encoding cytochrome c, whose product MAFAFVLHQPKTVTASSTARARGAELFATRGCAHCHGTDGVNGEIGPDLQLVRKRMNAARIFAQIHDGSKDMPAFADSLSTPQIDDLVAYLRTKRKHIIPPPPPTKPAATDPNSN is encoded by the coding sequence TTGGCCTTTGCTTTCGTCCTCCATCAGCCAAAGACCGTCACCGCCTCTTCCACAGCGCGAGCCCGCGGGGCAGAGCTCTTCGCCACCCGCGGCTGCGCCCACTGCCACGGCACCGACGGCGTCAACGGAGAGATCGGCCCCGACCTACAGCTCGTCCGCAAGCGCATGAACGCCGCCCGCATCTTCGCCCAGATTCACGACGGCAGCAAAGACATGCCCGCCTTCGCCGACTCTCTCTCCACCCCGCAGATCGACGACCTCGTCGCCTACCTCCGCACCAAACGCAAACACATCATCCCACCACCTCCACCCACAAAACCTGCCGCCACCGACCCCAACAGCAACTGA